The following coding sequences are from one Salvia hispanica cultivar TCC Black 2014 chromosome 3, UniMelb_Shisp_WGS_1.0, whole genome shotgun sequence window:
- the LOC125209100 gene encoding ACT domain-containing protein ACR6-like isoform X4 produces the protein MDDEFAKLIRRINPPRVVIDNESCADATIIKVDSVKKHGTLLHVVQILTDMNLVIVKGYISSDAGWFMDVFNVVDCNRKKIMDQEVISDIQTKLESDDDSAPTVTGMVGMVPYEEYTCIELTGADRTGLLSEVCAILADLHCWVVSAELWTHKARAAAVVHITDYSTGCAIGDTKRLSTIKERLCNVLRSNYDTNTAKLTVSPPGVAHRERRLHQMLADQDFEKSEGSKARVVQDKSSSPLVTVSDRTEKGYTVITVRSDDRPKLLFDTICTLTDMQYVVFHGVVRGGTDEAYQVTGVVFSCYPKLQEYYVRCVDGVPVQSEAERERIAQRLETAIERRSSEVCLDWSWNYVQRTELDFFLTSQGYLEKTTSISKEQKFLARAGRPGIFSASRM, from the exons ATGGATGATGAGTTTGCCAAGCTCATCCGAAGGATCAATCCTCCcag GGTTGTGATTGACAATGAATCCTGTGCTGATGCCACTATAATAAAG GTTGACAGTGTCAAAAAGCATGGAACTCTTCTTCATGTTGTTCAGATTCTAACAGACATGAATCTGGTTATTGTAAAAGGCTATATCTCTTCTGATGCTGGATGGTTCATGGATG TGTTCAATGTGGTTGATTGCAACCGAAAGAAGATTATGGATCAAGAGGTCATCAGTGACATCCAAACG AAACTCGAAAGCGATGATGACTCGGCACCTACTGTGACAGGGATGGTTGGAATGGTGCCGTATGAAGAGTACACCTGCATTGAACTGACGGGGGCAGACAGGACAGGATTGTTATCCGAGGTATGTGCGATCCTCGCTGATCTCCACTGTTGGGTGGTAAGTGCTGAGTTGTGGACGCACAAGGCACGAGCCGCAGCAGTGGTTCACATAACTGATTATTCCACTGGATGTGCAATTGGGGATACTAAACGCCTTTCAACTATAAAGGAGCGTCTGTGCAATGTTCTTAGATCAAACTATGATACGAACACTGCAAAATTGACTGTATCTCCCCCTGGAGTCGCTCACCGTGAGAGAAGGTTGCACCAGATGTTGGCTGATCAGGATTTCGAAAAGAGTGAAGGCTCAAAAGCGAGAGTAGTTCAGGACAAGAGTTCAAGTCCTTTAGTAACAGTCTCGGATCGGACTGAAAAGGGTTATACAGTCATAACTGTGAGGTCAGACGATCGACCTAAGCTGTTATTTGATACCATATGCACTCTGACGGATATGCAATACGTTGTTTTTCATGGAGTAGTCCGTGGAGGGACAGATGAAGCATATCAG GTAACGGGCGTAGTATTCTCATGCTATCCAAAACTGCAGGAATACTACGTGCGTTGTGTTGATGGTGTTCCCGTACAATCAGAAGCTGAACGAGAACGTATTGCACAACGTCTAGAAACAGCCATTGAAAGGAGAAGCTCCGAGGTATGCTT GGATTGGAGTTGGAATTATGTGCAGAGGACAGAATTGGACTTCTTCCTAACATCACAAGGATACTTAGAGAAAACAACCTCTATATCAAAAGAGCAGAAATTTCTAGCAAGGGCGGGAAGGCCAGGCATATTTTCTGCGTCACGGATGTGA
- the LOC125209100 gene encoding ACT domain-containing protein ACR6-like isoform X5: MDDEFAKLIRRINPPRVVIDNESCADATIIKVDSVKKHGTLLHVVQILTDMNLVIVKGYISSDAGWFMDVFNVVDCNRKKIMDQEVISDIQTKLESDDDSAPTVTGMVGMVPYEEYTCIELTGADRTGLLSEVCAILADLHCWVVSAELWTHKARAAAVVHITDYSTGCAIGDTKRLSTIKERLCNVLRSNYDTNTAKLTVSPPGVAHRERRLHQMLADQDFEKSEGSKARVVQDKSSSPLVTVSDRTEKGYTVITVRSDDRPKLLFDTICTLTDMQYVVFHGVVRGGTDEAYQEYYVRCVDGVPVQSEAERERIAQRLETAIERRSSEVCLDWSWNYVQRTELDFFLTSQGYLEKTTSISKEQKFLARAGRPGIFSASRM, from the exons ATGGATGATGAGTTTGCCAAGCTCATCCGAAGGATCAATCCTCCcag GGTTGTGATTGACAATGAATCCTGTGCTGATGCCACTATAATAAAG GTTGACAGTGTCAAAAAGCATGGAACTCTTCTTCATGTTGTTCAGATTCTAACAGACATGAATCTGGTTATTGTAAAAGGCTATATCTCTTCTGATGCTGGATGGTTCATGGATG TGTTCAATGTGGTTGATTGCAACCGAAAGAAGATTATGGATCAAGAGGTCATCAGTGACATCCAAACG AAACTCGAAAGCGATGATGACTCGGCACCTACTGTGACAGGGATGGTTGGAATGGTGCCGTATGAAGAGTACACCTGCATTGAACTGACGGGGGCAGACAGGACAGGATTGTTATCCGAGGTATGTGCGATCCTCGCTGATCTCCACTGTTGGGTGGTAAGTGCTGAGTTGTGGACGCACAAGGCACGAGCCGCAGCAGTGGTTCACATAACTGATTATTCCACTGGATGTGCAATTGGGGATACTAAACGCCTTTCAACTATAAAGGAGCGTCTGTGCAATGTTCTTAGATCAAACTATGATACGAACACTGCAAAATTGACTGTATCTCCCCCTGGAGTCGCTCACCGTGAGAGAAGGTTGCACCAGATGTTGGCTGATCAGGATTTCGAAAAGAGTGAAGGCTCAAAAGCGAGAGTAGTTCAGGACAAGAGTTCAAGTCCTTTAGTAACAGTCTCGGATCGGACTGAAAAGGGTTATACAGTCATAACTGTGAGGTCAGACGATCGACCTAAGCTGTTATTTGATACCATATGCACTCTGACGGATATGCAATACGTTGTTTTTCATGGAGTAGTCCGTGGAGGGACAGATGAAGCATATCAG GAATACTACGTGCGTTGTGTTGATGGTGTTCCCGTACAATCAGAAGCTGAACGAGAACGTATTGCACAACGTCTAGAAACAGCCATTGAAAGGAGAAGCTCCGAGGTATGCTT GGATTGGAGTTGGAATTATGTGCAGAGGACAGAATTGGACTTCTTCCTAACATCACAAGGATACTTAGAGAAAACAACCTCTATATCAAAAGAGCAGAAATTTCTAGCAAGGGCGGGAAGGCCAGGCATATTTTCTGCGTCACGGATGTGA
- the LOC125209100 gene encoding ACT domain-containing protein ACR6-like isoform X1 yields the protein MDDEFAKLIRRINPPRVVIDNESCADATIIKVDSVKKHGTLLHVVQILTDMNLVIVKGYISSDAGWFMDVFNVVDCNRKKIMDQEVISDIQTKLESDDDSAPTVTGMVGMVPYEEYTCIELTGADRTGLLSEVCAILADLHCWVVSAELWTHKARAAAVVHITDYSTGCAIGDTKRLSTIKERLCNVLRSNYDTNTAKLTVSPPGVAHRERRLHQMLADQDFEKSEGSKARVVQDKSSSPLVTVSDRTEKGYTVITVRSDDRPKLLFDTICTLTDMQYVVFHGVVRGGTDEAYQVTGVVFSCYPKLQEYYVRCVDGVPVQSEAERERIAQRLETAIERRSSEGLELELCAEDRIGLLPNITRILRENNLYIKRAEISSKGGKARHIFCVTDVTGDEVDPTIVDSIRQQIGQDVLHVKWNTNCSDKQQQGSNIALILGNLFRNRSFSSFLIG from the exons ATGGATGATGAGTTTGCCAAGCTCATCCGAAGGATCAATCCTCCcag GGTTGTGATTGACAATGAATCCTGTGCTGATGCCACTATAATAAAG GTTGACAGTGTCAAAAAGCATGGAACTCTTCTTCATGTTGTTCAGATTCTAACAGACATGAATCTGGTTATTGTAAAAGGCTATATCTCTTCTGATGCTGGATGGTTCATGGATG TGTTCAATGTGGTTGATTGCAACCGAAAGAAGATTATGGATCAAGAGGTCATCAGTGACATCCAAACG AAACTCGAAAGCGATGATGACTCGGCACCTACTGTGACAGGGATGGTTGGAATGGTGCCGTATGAAGAGTACACCTGCATTGAACTGACGGGGGCAGACAGGACAGGATTGTTATCCGAGGTATGTGCGATCCTCGCTGATCTCCACTGTTGGGTGGTAAGTGCTGAGTTGTGGACGCACAAGGCACGAGCCGCAGCAGTGGTTCACATAACTGATTATTCCACTGGATGTGCAATTGGGGATACTAAACGCCTTTCAACTATAAAGGAGCGTCTGTGCAATGTTCTTAGATCAAACTATGATACGAACACTGCAAAATTGACTGTATCTCCCCCTGGAGTCGCTCACCGTGAGAGAAGGTTGCACCAGATGTTGGCTGATCAGGATTTCGAAAAGAGTGAAGGCTCAAAAGCGAGAGTAGTTCAGGACAAGAGTTCAAGTCCTTTAGTAACAGTCTCGGATCGGACTGAAAAGGGTTATACAGTCATAACTGTGAGGTCAGACGATCGACCTAAGCTGTTATTTGATACCATATGCACTCTGACGGATATGCAATACGTTGTTTTTCATGGAGTAGTCCGTGGAGGGACAGATGAAGCATATCAG GTAACGGGCGTAGTATTCTCATGCTATCCAAAACTGCAGGAATACTACGTGCGTTGTGTTGATGGTGTTCCCGTACAATCAGAAGCTGAACGAGAACGTATTGCACAACGTCTAGAAACAGCCATTGAAAGGAGAAGCTCCGAG GGATTGGAGTTGGAATTATGTGCAGAGGACAGAATTGGACTTCTTCCTAACATCACAAGGATACTTAGAGAAAACAACCTCTATATCAAAAGAGCAGAAATTTCTAGCAAGGGCGGGAAGGCCAGGCATATTTTCTGCGTCACGGATGTGACGGGAGACGAAGTTGATCCTACAATAGTCGACTCCATCCGCCAACAGATCGGACAAGACGTCTTGCACGTCAAATGGAACACAAACTGCTCGGACAAACAACAACAGGGGAGCAACATCGCCCTCATTTTGGGTAACTTGTTCAGGAATCGATCTTTTTCCAGTTTCTTGATCGGATAG
- the LOC125209100 gene encoding ACT domain-containing protein ACR6-like isoform X3: MDDEFAKLIRRINPPRVVIDNESCADATIIKVDSVKKHGTLLHVVQILTDMNLVIVKGYISSDAGWFMDVFNVVDCNRKKIMDQEVISDIQTKLESDDDSAPTVTGMVGMVPYEEYTCIELTGADRTGLLSEERLCNVLRSNYDTNTAKLTVSPPGVAHRERRLHQMLADQDFEKSEGSKARVVQDKSSSPLVTVSDRTEKGYTVITVRSDDRPKLLFDTICTLTDMQYVVFHGVVRGGTDEAYQVTGVVFSCYPKLQEYYVRCVDGVPVQSEAERERIAQRLETAIERRSSEGLELELCAEDRIGLLPNITRILRENNLYIKRAEISSKGGKARHIFCVTDVTGDEVDPTIVDSIRQQIGQDVLHVKWNTNCSDKQQQGSNIALILGNLFRNRSFSSFLIG, encoded by the exons ATGGATGATGAGTTTGCCAAGCTCATCCGAAGGATCAATCCTCCcag GGTTGTGATTGACAATGAATCCTGTGCTGATGCCACTATAATAAAG GTTGACAGTGTCAAAAAGCATGGAACTCTTCTTCATGTTGTTCAGATTCTAACAGACATGAATCTGGTTATTGTAAAAGGCTATATCTCTTCTGATGCTGGATGGTTCATGGATG TGTTCAATGTGGTTGATTGCAACCGAAAGAAGATTATGGATCAAGAGGTCATCAGTGACATCCAAACG AAACTCGAAAGCGATGATGACTCGGCACCTACTGTGACAGGGATGGTTGGAATGGTGCCGTATGAAGAGTACACCTGCATTGAACTGACGGGGGCAGACAGGACAGGATTGTTATCCGAG GAGCGTCTGTGCAATGTTCTTAGATCAAACTATGATACGAACACTGCAAAATTGACTGTATCTCCCCCTGGAGTCGCTCACCGTGAGAGAAGGTTGCACCAGATGTTGGCTGATCAGGATTTCGAAAAGAGTGAAGGCTCAAAAGCGAGAGTAGTTCAGGACAAGAGTTCAAGTCCTTTAGTAACAGTCTCGGATCGGACTGAAAAGGGTTATACAGTCATAACTGTGAGGTCAGACGATCGACCTAAGCTGTTATTTGATACCATATGCACTCTGACGGATATGCAATACGTTGTTTTTCATGGAGTAGTCCGTGGAGGGACAGATGAAGCATATCAG GTAACGGGCGTAGTATTCTCATGCTATCCAAAACTGCAGGAATACTACGTGCGTTGTGTTGATGGTGTTCCCGTACAATCAGAAGCTGAACGAGAACGTATTGCACAACGTCTAGAAACAGCCATTGAAAGGAGAAGCTCCGAG GGATTGGAGTTGGAATTATGTGCAGAGGACAGAATTGGACTTCTTCCTAACATCACAAGGATACTTAGAGAAAACAACCTCTATATCAAAAGAGCAGAAATTTCTAGCAAGGGCGGGAAGGCCAGGCATATTTTCTGCGTCACGGATGTGACGGGAGACGAAGTTGATCCTACAATAGTCGACTCCATCCGCCAACAGATCGGACAAGACGTCTTGCACGTCAAATGGAACACAAACTGCTCGGACAAACAACAACAGGGGAGCAACATCGCCCTCATTTTGGGTAACTTGTTCAGGAATCGATCTTTTTCCAGTTTCTTGATCGGATAG
- the LOC125209100 gene encoding ACT domain-containing protein ACR6-like isoform X2, translated as MDDEFAKLIRRINPPRVVIDNESCADATIIKVDSVKKHGTLLHVVQILTDMNLVIVKGYISSDAGWFMDVFNVVDCNRKKIMDQEVISDIQTKLESDDDSAPTVTGMVGMVPYEEYTCIELTGADRTGLLSEVCAILADLHCWVVSAELWTHKARAAAVVHITDYSTGCAIGDTKRLSTIKERLCNVLRSNYDTNTAKLTVSPPGVAHRERRLHQMLADQDFEKSEGSKARVVQDKSSSPLVTVSDRTEKGYTVITVRSDDRPKLLFDTICTLTDMQYVVFHGVVRGGTDEAYQEYYVRCVDGVPVQSEAERERIAQRLETAIERRSSEGLELELCAEDRIGLLPNITRILRENNLYIKRAEISSKGGKARHIFCVTDVTGDEVDPTIVDSIRQQIGQDVLHVKWNTNCSDKQQQGSNIALILGNLFRNRSFSSFLIG; from the exons ATGGATGATGAGTTTGCCAAGCTCATCCGAAGGATCAATCCTCCcag GGTTGTGATTGACAATGAATCCTGTGCTGATGCCACTATAATAAAG GTTGACAGTGTCAAAAAGCATGGAACTCTTCTTCATGTTGTTCAGATTCTAACAGACATGAATCTGGTTATTGTAAAAGGCTATATCTCTTCTGATGCTGGATGGTTCATGGATG TGTTCAATGTGGTTGATTGCAACCGAAAGAAGATTATGGATCAAGAGGTCATCAGTGACATCCAAACG AAACTCGAAAGCGATGATGACTCGGCACCTACTGTGACAGGGATGGTTGGAATGGTGCCGTATGAAGAGTACACCTGCATTGAACTGACGGGGGCAGACAGGACAGGATTGTTATCCGAGGTATGTGCGATCCTCGCTGATCTCCACTGTTGGGTGGTAAGTGCTGAGTTGTGGACGCACAAGGCACGAGCCGCAGCAGTGGTTCACATAACTGATTATTCCACTGGATGTGCAATTGGGGATACTAAACGCCTTTCAACTATAAAGGAGCGTCTGTGCAATGTTCTTAGATCAAACTATGATACGAACACTGCAAAATTGACTGTATCTCCCCCTGGAGTCGCTCACCGTGAGAGAAGGTTGCACCAGATGTTGGCTGATCAGGATTTCGAAAAGAGTGAAGGCTCAAAAGCGAGAGTAGTTCAGGACAAGAGTTCAAGTCCTTTAGTAACAGTCTCGGATCGGACTGAAAAGGGTTATACAGTCATAACTGTGAGGTCAGACGATCGACCTAAGCTGTTATTTGATACCATATGCACTCTGACGGATATGCAATACGTTGTTTTTCATGGAGTAGTCCGTGGAGGGACAGATGAAGCATATCAG GAATACTACGTGCGTTGTGTTGATGGTGTTCCCGTACAATCAGAAGCTGAACGAGAACGTATTGCACAACGTCTAGAAACAGCCATTGAAAGGAGAAGCTCCGAG GGATTGGAGTTGGAATTATGTGCAGAGGACAGAATTGGACTTCTTCCTAACATCACAAGGATACTTAGAGAAAACAACCTCTATATCAAAAGAGCAGAAATTTCTAGCAAGGGCGGGAAGGCCAGGCATATTTTCTGCGTCACGGATGTGACGGGAGACGAAGTTGATCCTACAATAGTCGACTCCATCCGCCAACAGATCGGACAAGACGTCTTGCACGTCAAATGGAACACAAACTGCTCGGACAAACAACAACAGGGGAGCAACATCGCCCTCATTTTGGGTAACTTGTTCAGGAATCGATCTTTTTCCAGTTTCTTGATCGGATAG